In a single window of the Natronosalvus caseinilyticus genome:
- a CDS encoding DUF2150 family protein has translation MSNSPTEFYSAERWQNWIDRIDDEEIDPEDESSARLLLNLQDDTAIAIAKIVAAYDDGELEQEQALEEIADVREIVLSEVDIDDEETRMLVDGVQTSLVCVFIAAEEYVASGPAEEASVNDYIGAAADAEAEEDLDAALGYAAQAGTLIIDGEELDMTIAEQLEYGLVTEWVNGLDSLQSAMSDPEVVEEDE, from the coding sequence ATGAGCAATTCCCCGACCGAGTTCTATTCGGCCGAACGCTGGCAGAACTGGATCGACCGCATCGACGACGAGGAGATCGATCCGGAAGACGAGTCCTCCGCCCGCCTCCTCCTGAACCTCCAGGACGACACCGCCATCGCCATCGCCAAAATCGTCGCCGCGTACGATGACGGCGAGTTAGAGCAGGAGCAGGCGCTCGAGGAGATTGCCGACGTCCGCGAGATCGTCCTCTCGGAGGTCGATATCGACGACGAGGAGACCCGGATGCTGGTCGACGGCGTCCAGACGAGCCTGGTCTGTGTCTTCATCGCCGCCGAGGAGTACGTCGCCAGCGGCCCGGCCGAGGAGGCGAGCGTCAACGACTACATCGGCGCGGCCGCGGACGCCGAGGCAGAGGAGGACCTGGACGCCGCGCTCGGGTACGCGGCCCAGGCTGGGACGCTCATCATCGACGGTGAGGAACTCGATATGACGATCGCGGAGCAACTCGAGTACGGCCTCGTGACGGAGTGGGTCAACGGCCTGGACAGCCTCCAGAGTGCGATGAGTGATCCGGAAGTCGTCGAGGAAGACGAGTAA
- a CDS encoding HEWD family protein: protein MSVQMQKPTMRVCERCGRTERWDDAQSAWQHAPDSDRGHPHCIHEWDINGSFTPYE, encoded by the coding sequence ATGAGCGTCCAGATGCAGAAACCAACGATGCGGGTATGCGAACGCTGTGGCCGGACGGAGCGCTGGGACGACGCCCAGTCCGCCTGGCAACACGCACCCGATAGCGACCGCGGTCACCCCCACTGTATTCACGAGTGGGACATCAACGGGTCGTTCACCCCCTACGAGTAA
- the gcvPA gene encoding aminomethyl-transferring glycine dehydrogenase subunit GcvPA, translating into MNGTRTTGSPYAPHTDDDTAAMLEAVGADSVDDLFDIPSAVWFDDEFGIDARTEREARQLVRQTFERNDDLVELLGRGHYGYYVPSLVDHLADRSEFLTSYTQYQPEVSQGFLQALFEYQSLLVELTGLEIANCSMYDAATALGEAATLADRVRDTSGHRVLVPDLLLEGRRSTLENYVAGTDLEVETYPTDDSTVDVEALTDTIDEEVVLCYVENPTVRGTIEERLAEIGDLAHEHDALYVLGSDPVALSLLQRPADVGADVVVGDASVLGLPTSYGMGLGLFATRESYLRQVPGRLVGVSEDATDRRAFTLTLQTREQHIRRERATSNICTNQAWVALRTAMHAASLGPTGLVDLAKRDVTRAKEFAARIDDLDGTTAPVDDRHHLREFVVHVDQPARVIANDLEERGFAVHVVGEHELQVCVAGVSDEQLDAFVEAFTEVLR; encoded by the coding sequence ATGAACGGAACACGCACCACGGGGAGTCCGTACGCTCCTCACACGGACGACGATACGGCGGCGATGCTCGAGGCGGTAGGCGCCGACTCCGTCGACGACCTGTTCGACATTCCGTCGGCGGTATGGTTCGACGACGAGTTCGGAATCGATGCACGAACCGAACGCGAGGCGCGCCAGCTGGTCCGCCAGACGTTCGAGCGAAACGACGACCTTGTCGAGTTACTGGGCCGGGGCCACTACGGCTACTACGTGCCGTCGCTGGTCGATCACCTCGCGGATCGATCTGAGTTTCTGACCTCCTACACGCAGTACCAGCCCGAGGTCTCCCAGGGCTTCCTGCAGGCGCTGTTCGAGTACCAGTCGCTACTCGTCGAACTCACCGGCCTCGAGATTGCGAACTGTTCGATGTACGACGCGGCGACGGCTCTGGGGGAGGCGGCGACGCTCGCGGATCGCGTTCGAGACACCTCGGGCCACCGTGTCCTTGTTCCGGACCTCCTGCTCGAGGGACGGCGGAGCACCCTCGAGAACTACGTCGCCGGCACGGACCTCGAGGTCGAGACGTACCCGACTGACGACAGCACCGTGGACGTCGAGGCTCTCACGGATACCATCGACGAGGAGGTCGTCCTGTGCTACGTCGAGAACCCCACCGTTCGCGGCACGATCGAGGAACGCCTCGCGGAGATCGGCGACCTCGCCCACGAGCACGACGCGCTGTACGTGCTGGGTTCGGATCCCGTCGCACTCTCGTTGCTCCAGCGGCCGGCCGACGTGGGTGCGGACGTCGTCGTCGGTGATGCGAGCGTGCTCGGGTTGCCGACGAGTTACGGCATGGGGCTGGGACTGTTCGCGACCCGAGAGAGCTACCTTCGACAGGTTCCGGGACGACTGGTCGGGGTTAGCGAGGACGCAACCGATCGTCGGGCGTTCACGCTCACCCTCCAGACCCGCGAGCAGCACATCCGTCGTGAGCGAGCGACGAGCAACATCTGTACGAACCAGGCGTGGGTCGCCCTGCGGACCGCGATGCACGCCGCCTCGCTCGGTCCCACCGGACTGGTCGACCTCGCAAAACGCGACGTGACGAGAGCCAAGGAGTTCGCCGCACGCATCGACGACCTCGACGGCACCACGGCGCCCGTCGACGACCGCCACCACCTCCGCGAGTTCGTCGTCCACGTCGATCAGCCCGCCCGGGTGATCGCGAACGACCTCGAGGAGCGCGGCTTCGCGGTGCACGTCGTCGGCGAGCACGAACTGCAGGTCTGTGTCGCGGGCGTCTCGGACGAGCAACTCGATGCGTTCGTCGAGGCGTTCACGGAGGTGCTTCGATGA
- the hmgB gene encoding hydroxymethylglutaryl-CoA synthase, with translation MTSVGIDAVEIWTGNLKLDLPGTFAPQKGEDPEKYTKGLGLNASSFPDSYEDIVTMGANAAYRLMDRKGLEPDDIGRIDVATESAFDNSKPVSTYVAGCLEQVFEGDFHHANKGERKFACIAGTQSLDDAYNWIRADRHRGRSAIVIATDTALYARGDAGEATQGAGAVAMLISEDPNLVELSAEQGFGSADETDFLKPNQQFPSVDGKRSVQVYLARMREALIDYQRVAGEITVDDFQYAPFHTPFPGMVRKAALLAYRHITRDTEIEEELAEEIGRQPREEAFENEEAFTDAIREYMDGLKRTERYQAWYAETIDPTLTIARDVGNWYTGSVHVARASALKHAAENDRDMVGEQLLVGSYGSGAQAEIHTETVQENWLEEIEALNVDEQLESRYDIDWDDYEEIHDAHNHEMDVDIEPLTTPEGEFAFDGWGRMGERKYRYVE, from the coding sequence ATGACATCCGTCGGTATCGACGCCGTCGAAATCTGGACGGGCAACCTCAAACTCGACTTGCCCGGCACCTTCGCCCCGCAGAAGGGCGAGGACCCCGAAAAGTACACTAAAGGGCTGGGACTCAACGCCTCCTCGTTCCCCGACAGCTACGAGGACATCGTCACCATGGGCGCCAACGCCGCCTACCGCCTCATGGACCGCAAGGGCCTCGAGCCCGACGACATCGGCCGGATCGACGTCGCCACCGAGAGCGCCTTCGACAACTCCAAGCCGGTTTCGACGTACGTCGCAGGCTGTCTCGAGCAGGTGTTCGAGGGCGACTTCCACCACGCGAACAAGGGCGAGCGGAAGTTCGCCTGCATCGCCGGCACCCAGAGCCTCGACGACGCGTACAACTGGATCCGTGCGGATCGACACCGCGGCCGCTCGGCCATCGTCATCGCCACCGACACGGCGCTGTACGCCCGTGGCGACGCCGGCGAGGCGACCCAGGGCGCGGGCGCGGTCGCCATGCTCATCAGCGAGGATCCCAACCTGGTCGAACTCTCGGCCGAACAGGGCTTCGGGTCGGCCGACGAGACCGACTTCCTCAAACCCAACCAGCAGTTCCCGAGCGTCGACGGCAAGCGCTCTGTGCAGGTCTACCTCGCCCGCATGCGCGAGGCGCTGATCGACTACCAGCGTGTGGCCGGCGAGATCACGGTCGACGACTTCCAGTACGCACCGTTCCACACGCCGTTCCCGGGTATGGTCCGGAAGGCCGCCCTGCTGGCGTACCGTCACATCACCCGCGACACGGAGATCGAAGAGGAACTGGCCGAGGAGATCGGCCGCCAGCCTCGCGAGGAGGCCTTCGAGAACGAGGAGGCGTTCACCGACGCAATCCGGGAGTACATGGACGGGCTGAAGCGCACCGAGCGCTACCAGGCGTGGTACGCCGAGACCATTGATCCGACGCTGACGATCGCTCGAGACGTCGGCAACTGGTACACCGGCTCGGTCCACGTCGCCCGTGCGAGCGCGCTGAAACACGCTGCCGAGAACGACCGCGACATGGTCGGCGAGCAACTCCTGGTCGGCTCCTACGGGAGCGGTGCCCAGGCCGAAATTCACACCGAGACCGTCCAGGAAAACTGGCTCGAGGAGATCGAGGCGCTGAACGTCGACGAGCAACTCGAGTCGCGCTACGACATCGACTGGGACGACTACGAGGAGATCCACGACGCCCACAACCACGAAATGGACGTCGACATCGAGCCGCTGACGACCCCCGAGGGCGAGTTCGCCTTCGACGGCTGGGGCCGGATGGGCGAGCGGAAGTATCGGTACGTCGAGTGA
- the gcvPB gene encoding aminomethyl-transferring glycine dehydrogenase subunit GcvPB: MSDQGRRGEQGREREQEQGERQGRRYDQARYVSNGHYEPLLSEKDSTRVDVGDDSPLPDDLTRDSLEFPELSEPELARHYTRLSQMIYGIDSGPYPLGSCTMKYNPKFTEDVAALDAAAVHPDRSAGSIQGTLELCYRLQDYLARIGGMDAVTLQPPAGAAGEFVGIRVASAYHEHNGDDQRDEVIVPESAHGTNFATASLGGYDVVTLPSDDGGRVDLEALEAALSERTAALMLTNPNTLGLFERNITEIAEMVHDVGGLLYYDGANLNALLGRARPGDMGFDVMHYNVHKTFATPHGGGGPGAGPVGVVDELAPFLPEPRVRLRERERGDEGESEGDGEDESEYELFAPEHSIGHVHGFQGNWLVLVKAFAYIARLGDEGLLDASAKAVLNANYLASQIDYEVPYGPFHHEFVASAGDQDAADVARRMLDFGVHPPTTKWPEIVPQALMTEPTEVESKETLDTLAKAFQQAAASSDDELESAPNRTAVGRIDQTSAARNPRLSWQALEDTDSGEDSA, encoded by the coding sequence ATGAGCGACCAGGGGCGGAGAGGAGAGCAGGGACGGGAACGAGAGCAGGAACAGGGAGAGAGACAGGGCCGACGGTACGACCAGGCCCGATACGTCAGCAACGGCCACTACGAACCGCTCCTCTCGGAGAAAGACAGCACTCGCGTCGACGTCGGCGACGACTCGCCGCTGCCGGACGACCTGACGCGCGATTCGCTCGAGTTCCCGGAACTCTCCGAACCGGAACTCGCGCGTCACTACACGCGTCTCTCCCAGATGATCTACGGGATCGACAGCGGGCCGTACCCGCTGGGGTCGTGTACGATGAAGTACAACCCGAAGTTCACAGAGGACGTCGCCGCCCTCGACGCTGCAGCGGTCCACCCCGACCGCTCTGCGGGGTCGATCCAGGGGACCCTCGAGTTGTGCTACCGACTGCAGGACTACCTCGCGCGAATCGGCGGGATGGACGCTGTGACGCTCCAGCCGCCGGCCGGCGCCGCGGGCGAGTTCGTCGGCATTCGGGTCGCCAGCGCCTACCACGAGCACAACGGGGACGACCAGCGAGACGAGGTGATCGTTCCCGAGAGCGCCCACGGGACGAACTTCGCGACCGCATCGTTGGGCGGGTACGACGTCGTCACGCTCCCGAGCGACGACGGCGGCCGCGTCGACCTCGAGGCCCTCGAGGCCGCCCTCTCCGAGCGAACGGCGGCGCTCATGCTGACGAACCCGAACACCCTCGGGTTATTCGAGCGCAACATTACCGAAATCGCCGAGATGGTCCACGACGTCGGCGGTCTGCTGTACTACGACGGCGCGAACCTCAACGCCCTCCTCGGTCGAGCCCGTCCGGGGGACATGGGCTTCGACGTGATGCACTACAACGTCCACAAGACGTTCGCGACGCCTCACGGCGGCGGCGGTCCGGGGGCCGGGCCGGTCGGCGTCGTCGACGAACTGGCGCCGTTCCTGCCCGAGCCTCGGGTTCGCTTACGCGAGCGTGAGCGTGGGGACGAGGGAGAGAGCGAGGGCGACGGGGAGGACGAAAGCGAGTACGAACTGTTCGCCCCCGAACACTCGATCGGCCACGTTCACGGCTTCCAGGGCAACTGGCTCGTCCTGGTCAAGGCGTTCGCCTACATCGCCCGACTCGGAGACGAGGGACTGCTCGACGCGAGCGCGAAGGCCGTCCTCAACGCGAATTACCTCGCCAGTCAGATCGACTACGAGGTTCCCTACGGTCCCTTCCACCACGAGTTCGTCGCCAGCGCGGGCGACCAGGACGCGGCCGACGTCGCCAGACGGATGCTCGACTTCGGCGTCCACCCGCCGACGACGAAGTGGCCCGAGATCGTCCCGCAGGCGCTGATGACCGAACCGACCGAGGTCGAGAGCAAGGAAACGCTCGACACCCTCGCGAAGGCCTTCCAGCAGGCGGCGGCCTCGAGCGACGACGAACTCGAGTCCGCGCCCAACCGAACCGCCGTGGGCCGGATCGATCAGACGAGCGCGGCGCGAAACCCGCGGCTCTCCTGGCAGGCGCTCGAGGATACGGACTCGGGCGAGGACTCAGCCTAA
- a CDS encoding TIGR04053 family radical SAM/SPASM domain-containing protein gives MPAPPARRSIDTSKRPFVLIWELTQACALACTHCRADAQPERHPDELTTAEGKRLLEDASDFGEGQLVVLSGGDPLVRDDVPELVKYGTDLGLRMTITPSGTRSVTRDRIEALSEAGLRRMALSLDGATPESHDAFRGEAGIFEETIRAMKDARAADVPVQINTTVCRQTVDELPAIRDLLADLGVVMWSVFFLVPVGRGRILEPISPEEADAVMLWLGEVSDSEPFGVKTTEAPQYRRVRLQERRESDDGTVDADGLRRRSGIVAGDGFAFVSHVGEVYPSGFLSASAGNVREEPITAIYRDSTLFRSLRDRDRLRGKCGACEFRTVCGGSRSRAYAYTGDPLESDPLCPYVPAGYDGTLPWDDPTSVPSAPSRPTNAD, from the coding sequence ATGCCAGCGCCACCCGCTCGCCGATCGATCGACACGTCGAAACGCCCGTTCGTGCTGATCTGGGAACTGACCCAGGCTTGCGCGCTCGCGTGCACCCACTGCCGGGCCGACGCCCAACCGGAGCGCCACCCCGACGAGTTGACGACTGCCGAGGGAAAGCGACTGCTCGAGGACGCGAGCGACTTCGGAGAGGGCCAGCTCGTGGTGCTCTCGGGCGGCGACCCGCTGGTCCGTGACGACGTCCCGGAGCTGGTCAAGTACGGAACCGACCTCGGTCTACGGATGACGATCACGCCGAGCGGAACCCGGTCGGTCACGAGAGACCGCATTGAGGCGCTCTCCGAGGCAGGACTTCGACGAATGGCGCTCAGCCTCGACGGCGCGACCCCCGAGAGCCACGACGCCTTCCGGGGCGAGGCGGGAATCTTCGAGGAGACGATTCGGGCGATGAAGGACGCCCGCGCGGCCGACGTTCCCGTCCAGATCAACACGACCGTCTGCCGACAGACCGTCGACGAACTCCCGGCGATCAGAGACTTGCTCGCCGACCTCGGCGTCGTCATGTGGAGCGTCTTTTTCCTCGTCCCCGTCGGACGCGGGCGAATCCTCGAGCCGATTTCCCCCGAGGAAGCCGACGCGGTCATGTTGTGGTTGGGCGAGGTCAGCGACAGCGAACCGTTCGGAGTCAAGACCACCGAGGCGCCACAGTACCGACGCGTTCGTCTGCAAGAGCGACGGGAATCGGACGACGGTACGGTCGATGCTGACGGCCTCCGACGCCGAAGCGGAATCGTCGCCGGCGACGGCTTCGCGTTCGTCAGCCACGTCGGCGAGGTCTACCCGTCTGGCTTCCTCTCGGCGTCCGCCGGTAACGTCCGCGAGGAACCGATTACTGCCATCTATCGTGACTCGACGCTGTTTCGATCCCTCCGCGATCGCGATCGACTGCGCGGAAAGTGCGGGGCCTGCGAGTTCCGAACGGTCTGCGGCGGGAGTCGCTCTCGAGCCTACGCCTACACCGGCGACCCCCTCGAGAGCGACCCGCTGTGTCCGTACGTACCTGCGGGGTACGACGGCACGTTGCCGTGGGACGACCCGACGAGCGTTCCCTCGGCGCCCTCGAGGCCGACCAACGCCGATTGA
- a CDS encoding helix-turn-helix domain-containing protein: MNETIRVEIDVRTPLTCPVAAASETTGTPVETVTRASGRNMGPHVDEEFTIASDAAVDLETYDAVEDADRIFDLDSHAVYRFTRSAVSPCVCDRIEELGWPVSDISAENGSLLVTCYVDDQTGFSELMSDLQDRFGDVRVRRLLRSGGDGDDNGPLVLEVDSLTARQREVLETAHEMGYFEYPRESNAGDVADALGITRSTFGEHLAAAQRKVLQTLG; the protein is encoded by the coding sequence ATGAACGAGACGATCCGCGTCGAGATCGACGTCCGGACGCCGTTGACCTGTCCGGTCGCTGCAGCCTCCGAAACGACCGGCACCCCCGTCGAGACCGTGACGCGGGCATCCGGGCGAAACATGGGGCCGCACGTCGACGAGGAATTTACCATCGCGAGCGACGCTGCCGTCGACCTCGAGACGTACGACGCAGTCGAGGACGCCGACCGAATTTTCGACCTCGATTCGCACGCCGTCTATCGATTCACTCGGTCGGCGGTGTCGCCGTGCGTCTGTGATCGCATCGAGGAACTCGGCTGGCCGGTCTCGGACATCAGCGCGGAGAACGGATCGCTGCTAGTCACCTGCTACGTCGACGATCAGACTGGGTTTTCGGAACTCATGTCGGACCTTCAGGACCGGTTCGGAGACGTCCGCGTACGGCGACTGCTTCGCTCTGGGGGTGACGGCGACGATAACGGACCACTGGTCCTCGAGGTCGATTCCCTGACCGCCCGACAACGGGAAGTGCTCGAGACGGCCCACGAGATGGGGTACTTCGAGTATCCCCGCGAGTCGAACGCCGGCGACGTCGCCGACGCGCTCGGGATCACGCGGTCGACGTTCGGCGAACACCTCGCGGCGGCCCAGCGAAAAGTTCTGCAGACGTTAGGCTGA
- a CDS encoding Htur_1727 family rSAM-partnered candidate RiPP codes for MVEPARRERVAGNSRGTPLPQWEVFLREDRDERLHHVGSVSATSAEEAVGNASRLFGRYAADLWVCPAEAVERYSTRPLSTASDSPDEAPGQEGSPEPRVSMERGEVPQVNDS; via the coding sequence ATGGTCGAACCTGCACGTCGCGAGCGAGTGGCGGGGAATAGTCGCGGAACGCCTCTTCCCCAGTGGGAGGTCTTCCTTCGGGAGGACCGAGACGAGCGCCTTCATCACGTCGGCAGCGTTTCGGCAACGAGCGCCGAGGAGGCCGTCGGCAACGCCTCCCGGCTCTTCGGTCGGTACGCCGCGGACCTCTGGGTGTGCCCGGCCGAGGCGGTCGAGCGGTACTCGACGCGCCCGCTGTCCACTGCCTCCGACTCGCCGGACGAGGCGCCGGGCCAGGAGGGTTCGCCCGAACCTCGCGTTTCCATGGAAAGGGGCGAAGTCCCGCAGGTGAATGACTCGTGA
- a CDS encoding TatD family hydrolase, with the protein MLDHETPILDDHLHLDPDHGRGLEAVDDFARLGGTHLLVVNKPSWHLDVEADAGEDFRPVFERTLEIVSEASERLEGRAWPVLGVHPGLISRLVDERGKTPDEAESIMRAGLEVAAEYVDAGDALGLKSGRPHYDVDDEVWAASNDVMRHAFELGADLECAVQLHAEATEDLTTVAEWAEDAGLPAHRVVKHYAGGRLVGVTPSVMSEKDRLETAAEAGDPFLMETDFVDDPDRPGAVLGPKTVPRRVRWLLEEGHDEAVRNAHVETPQLVYGIDTEGTLGESEATLED; encoded by the coding sequence ATGCTCGATCACGAGACGCCGATCCTCGACGATCACCTCCACCTCGACCCGGATCACGGCCGCGGTCTCGAGGCGGTCGACGACTTCGCACGATTGGGCGGGACACACCTTCTGGTCGTCAACAAACCTTCCTGGCACCTCGACGTCGAAGCCGACGCGGGCGAGGACTTCCGACCGGTCTTCGAGCGAACCCTCGAGATCGTTTCCGAAGCGAGCGAGCGACTCGAGGGCCGCGCCTGGCCCGTCCTGGGCGTCCATCCCGGACTGATCTCGCGGCTGGTCGACGAACGCGGAAAGACTCCGGACGAAGCCGAATCCATCATGCGGGCCGGCCTCGAGGTCGCCGCCGAGTACGTCGACGCGGGCGACGCGCTGGGGCTGAAATCGGGACGTCCGCACTACGACGTCGACGACGAGGTCTGGGCCGCGTCGAACGACGTCATGCGCCACGCGTTCGAACTCGGTGCCGACCTCGAGTGTGCCGTCCAACTCCACGCCGAGGCCACCGAGGACCTGACGACGGTCGCCGAGTGGGCCGAGGACGCCGGCTTGCCGGCACACCGGGTCGTCAAACACTACGCCGGCGGCCGCCTCGTGGGCGTCACCCCCAGCGTAATGAGCGAGAAGGATCGCCTCGAGACCGCTGCGGAGGCCGGCGACCCGTTCCTCATGGAGACCGACTTCGTCGACGATCCCGACCGGCCCGGGGCCGTCCTCGGCCCGAAGACGGTCCCGCGGCGGGTTCGCTGGCTCCTCGAGGAGGGGCACGACGAGGCGGTCAGGAACGCCCACGTCGAGACGCCGCAACTGGTGTACGGAATCGACACTGAGGGGACGCTCGGGGAGTCCGAAGCGACGCTCGAGGACTGA
- a CDS encoding TIGR04347 family pseudo-SAM/SPASM protein produces the protein MISISKLLCDLDAEGDGLRYDAADGSSKPQITTGKQRRPVVVWNATRRCNLHCAHCYAAAETEPAAGEFSTIEARRFLEQLADYDVPVVLFSGGEPLVRPDLPELVAYAADLGLRPVLSTNGTLITPEKAARLEVAGLQYAGISVDGLPERNDAFRGKEGAFDAAVRGIEACQSAGLKTGLRYTITEANAADLEGVVDLLTDIGVDRFCFYHLDYGGRGADITDIDLSPEATRDAVRRLCDLTLEYHDRGEEIETLLVGNYVDAPFLVEYAADRFGPEKAETVYRYLERNGGDPTGERIADVDYEGNVHLTQFWQGYSLGNVRDRPFGDIWDDETNPLLADLRAREEYLIGRCSTCQYRSICRGGSRLRALSSESLFGPDPQCYLTETERHGELPIARR, from the coding sequence GTGATTTCGATCAGCAAGCTCCTCTGTGACCTGGACGCCGAGGGCGACGGACTGCGCTACGACGCCGCCGACGGCTCGAGCAAGCCCCAGATCACGACCGGAAAGCAGCGCCGTCCGGTCGTCGTCTGGAACGCGACGCGACGCTGTAATCTCCACTGCGCGCACTGTTACGCGGCGGCCGAAACCGAGCCTGCGGCGGGCGAGTTCTCGACGATCGAAGCCCGACGATTCCTCGAGCAGTTGGCCGACTACGACGTCCCCGTCGTGCTCTTCTCCGGCGGCGAACCGCTCGTCAGGCCGGACCTCCCCGAACTCGTCGCGTACGCCGCGGACCTCGGGCTCCGGCCCGTTCTCTCGACGAACGGGACGCTCATCACGCCCGAAAAGGCGGCTCGACTCGAGGTGGCCGGGCTACAGTACGCCGGCATCTCCGTCGACGGACTCCCGGAGCGCAACGACGCGTTCCGCGGGAAAGAGGGGGCCTTCGACGCCGCTGTTCGAGGAATCGAGGCCTGTCAGTCGGCCGGGCTCAAGACCGGACTACGGTATACGATCACCGAGGCGAACGCCGCCGACCTCGAGGGCGTCGTCGACTTGCTGACCGACATAGGGGTCGATCGGTTCTGCTTCTACCACCTCGATTACGGCGGGCGCGGCGCCGACATCACCGACATCGACCTCAGTCCCGAAGCGACCCGTGACGCGGTCAGGCGACTCTGCGATCTGACGCTCGAGTACCACGACCGCGGCGAGGAGATCGAGACGCTGTTAGTCGGCAACTACGTCGACGCGCCCTTCCTCGTCGAGTACGCTGCCGACCGCTTCGGCCCCGAAAAAGCCGAGACCGTCTACCGCTACCTCGAGCGAAACGGGGGCGACCCGACGGGCGAGCGCATCGCGGACGTCGACTACGAGGGCAACGTCCACCTGACCCAGTTCTGGCAGGGCTACAGCCTGGGTAACGTTCGCGACCGGCCGTTCGGCGACATCTGGGACGACGAGACGAATCCGTTGCTCGCCGACCTTCGAGCGCGCGAGGAATACCTCATTGGGCGGTGTTCGACGTGCCAGTATCGGTCGATCTGTCGCGGTGGGTCCCGATTGCGGGCGCTCTCCAGTGAGTCCCTCTTCGGCCCCGATCCGCAGTGTTATCTCACAGAAACCGAACGTCACGGCGAGTTGCCGATCGCTCGTCGATAG